From the Cystobacter ferrugineus genome, the window GCCGAAGGGGGCCACGCACAGCGCCTTCACGGGCGGCTCCATGCCGGGCACGGCGGGCATGGCGGTCTCCACGCCCACGTAGTAGGCGCGCGCGGTGCCGCCGCGGATGCGCAGGCCGTGGCCCTCGCGCACCCAGCCGTAGTAGGCGGCGCCCCGGGCCACGGCGAGGTCCAGGTCCGCGCCCTCCAACTCCCGGGCGGGCGGGCCCCCATCGGCGGCGAGCCACGCGTTGAGCACCTCCATGATGCGGGCCTTGAGGGGGCCGGCCTTGAAGACGCCTCCGTTGAAGAGCACGGCGGTGGGGTGGATGAAGGCCTTGCCGCCCACGTCCACGGGCGCGTCCGGGGAGCTGGCCAGGGCCTGGGCCTGGCGGGTGAGGAAGGCGGCCAGGTGGCGCGTCACCGCCGCGTCCTGCGCGTACGGCAGGGCCATCTGCGCGAGGCCCGTGCGCCGGGCGACCCGGGGCATCTCGGTGACGGGGGAGGGCGGGAAGAAGCCCTCGGTGAGGACGCGATCGAGCTCCTCCCGGGTCAGCTCCGTGCGGATGGTGCCGCCCATGAGCGAGGAGCCCCGGCTGGCGATGGCGATGGGCGCGTGGGTGAAGGCCGCGTTGCCGTAGAGGGATTCCTTGGCCATGCGGCAGCCATGGGTGAGGGCGTTGAACTGCCAGGCGTCCAGCTTCTTGCCCTCGGCGGTGAGGCGTTGCTGGAGCGTGTGCGCGAGCGCCAGATCCATGTTGTCGCCGCCCAGGAGGATGTGGTCGCCCACGGCCACGCGCGTGAGCTCCACCTCGCCGGCGCGATCGCGCACGGTGATGAGCGAGAAGTCCGTGGTGCCACCGCCCACGTCCACCACGAGGATGACCTCGCCCACCTTCATGTTCTTGCGGAAGGACTCCCCCTGGGCCTCCAGCCAGGCGTAGAGCGCCGCCTGGGGCTCCTCCAGGAGCAGCACGTTCTCCAGCCCCGCGGCCCGGGCGGCCTCGAGCGTCAAGTCCCGCGCGGCGGCGTCGAACGAGGCCGGCACGGTGAGGATGACGTCCTGGGCGGCCATGGCGTTGCCCGCTTCCTCGCGCGAGCGGGCGAAGGTGTGGTCCCACGCCTCGCGCAGGTGGCGCAGGTAGCGCGTGGCGGCCTCCACCGGGGAGACGCGCTGCACCTCCTCGGGGGCCTGCCAGGGCAGCAGCGCGCCGCGCCGGTCCACGCCGGGGTGGCTCAGCCAGCTCTTCGCCGAGGAGACCAGGCGCGTGGGCACCTTGGCGCCATGGGCGCGGGCGAACTCACCCACGAGCGTGGTGGCGTTCGGGTTCCACGGCAGCGCGAGGCTTCCCGGGGGGAACTCCTGGGCGCCGGGCAGGTAGAGGAAGGAGGGCAGCAGCGTGCGTGCTTCCACGGTCCCCGGGGCGGTGAGCTGGGGGATGGGCAGCATGGACTGCGCGGGACCCCGGGCCTGGCCGCCCTCGAGGTTGAGGTAGGAGACCGCGGAGTGCGTGGTGCCGAGATCGATTCCAATCGCGTAGCGGGACATAAGAGGAGGGCCCCCTTCGGGGAAGGTCAGGACAGCTCGACTTCGGCGGGCGCGACCACCCGCGGATCCAAGGCCGGACTGGTGGAGGGGAACTTCACGGAGGTGATGACCCAGCCCTTGTGCTTGAGCGAGCCGGAGTAGGGCGGCTGACCGGCCACGTTGCCGGTGAGGCGGATGCGCTGGGCGTCGAAGCCGGCGGGCACCTGCACCGTGTCGCCCTCGTTCTGGGGGAGCACGGGCTCCAGGGCGAGGTACTGGCGCAGCACCTTGCGGCACCCCTCGTGGACGATGCGCGCGGCGGCGCCCACGTCCTCATCAGGGAAGGCGGCCACGTCCTCCTGGAGGAAGTCGACGAGCCGGCCCTCGCGCTGCAGCATGGCCAGGAACTGGAGGGCCGAGGCGTGCTCCCGCTCGGGGGGCGGGGCGGCGGGCGCCGGGGGAGGCGGAGCGGGCTGCGTGGGCGCCGGCTCGGAGACGGGGATACCCGCCGGCAGCTTGCCGGCCCGGTCGGCCTCGCGCACTGGCAACACGGCCTGGGCGAACGAGCGATCGAGCCAGATTCGCCAGAAGCACACGAGGGCGAGCCACAGACGGGCGAAGAACGAGAGCGAGGGCTGGTCGGTCATCGGCCCCGGATAACAGACCCGGCGCGCTTTTCAATTCACTGGAGGCGCAAAAGAAAAGGGCTCCACTGTTTCCAGTGGAGCCCTTCGGAACTTCATGGTGGAGGTGGACGGGATCGAACCGACGACCTTCGCATTGCGAACGCGACGCTCTCCCAACTGAGCTACACCCCCATGACACTCCTGTTTCTCAACACCGTTGGGCGGCTGCGGTTTCCCGCCGTCGAGAAGACGAACGGGCATGTACAGGACCCCATCCAGGGTGTCAAGCCGGGAATGTTCGGACCCTCATGGGCGATTGACGCACGGCAACTGGGGGTGTCATAAGAACCCCCTCAAGGCACCTCCTTTAATGTCCACCTCCCCATCAAAGACGTTGAGCCCGGCCGAGCTCGCGAAGCTGGAGCATGCCTTCGCGTCCGACCCTTCTTCCGAAGCCTACAAGCCCCTCGCCGAGGCGTATCTCGCCTCCGGCCGTTTCATGGAGGCGATGGTCGTCTGCAAGAAAGGGGTGAAGGCACACCCCAATCGAGCCGATCCCCGCCTCCTCCTTGCTCGCGTCTACCAGGACCAGGGCAAGGACAAGAAAGCCCTCGAAGAGGTGCTGGGTGCGCTGCAGGCACATCCCACCGACAAGGCGACGCTGCGCATGGCGGGCGCCCTGCAGCTCAAGACCGGTGAAGCCGACGCCGGCAAGGCCAACCTGCTCAAGGCCTACGAGGCGGATCCCACGGATCCGGACACGTTGGCGGTGATGCAGCAGTACAAGGTGCAGCCGCCCGTGGCCGCCGCCCCCGCGCCGGCCCCCGCGCCCACGCCCGCTCCCGTGGCGGCTCCGGCCGTCCAGGCCGCCCCCGCCCCGGCCGCCACGCCCGCTCCGGTGGCCGCCGCTGCGCCCGCTCCGGCCGCCGAGCCCGCTCCTCGCGCCAAGGCCCCCGCCGCCCAGGCCGCGCGTCCGGCGGCCGCCCGCCGTCCCGCCGTGGTCGTCGAGGACGATGACGTCGATGACGATGACGACGCGCCCCGCAAGTCGCGCAAGAAGAGCGGCGCCAACACGAACAAGTACATCACCCTCGGTCTGCTCATCGCGGTGCCGGTGATCCTGGGCGGCTACTTCGTCCAGGGCCGCATGGCCGCGCAGCGCAACCGGGAAATCAAGAAGCAGCTCGACATCGCCACCCAGGAGCTCAAGCACGACTCCTTCGCCTCCTACAAGAAGGCGTGCGAGGCGGCGGACAAGGCCATCGAGGTCGCTCCCGACTCGGCCGCCGCCCACGGCTATCTCGCGTACGCCTACGCCATCCGCTGGGGTGAGCACGGCGGCGGGGACGACGCGCGGAAGCAGGCCGAGGAGCACCTGGCGGCCGCCCAGAAGAGCGAGGAGATCAGCTCGCACCTGTACGCCGCTTCCGCCCTCATCAAGACCTACGGCGGCAAGGGCAAGGAGGCGCTCGGCGAGCTCGAGAAGCAGGTGAAGAGCTTCGACGAGCAGGGCAAGCGCAGCTCGCTGCTGTACCTCACGCTCGGCCTCATCCAGATGAACGCGGGTGACATGGAGCACGCCAAGGACAACCTGGAGAAGGCCCAGGGCCTGTCGCCGGACGACCCGCGCATCTACGCGGCGCTCGGCGCGGTGTACCGCCGGCTCGGCCAGGATGGCATCGCCTGGAAGAACTACGACTTCGCCCTGCGCTACGAGAAGGATCACCCCGAGTCCCTGCTCGGCAAGTCCCTGCTGATGCTCGAGCAGGACGAGCCGAACTTCGGCCTGGCCGCGGTGATGCTCAAGAAGCTGCTGGAGGCGGATCCTCCGCCGTCCCCGCGCCAGCTCGCGGCGGCCAACGTGGCGCGCGCGCTGCTCATCTCCCGCGTCTCCACCGCCATGGAGAAGCTCAAGCCCGACGAGCAGGCCAAGCTCGCCGAGGCCACGGGTGTGCCCGCCGACAAGGAGAAGGCGCGCCAGGAGCTGACCAAGGCCGAGGACACCGGCTTCACGCTCGACCGCAACAGCCCCGAGCTCTTCCTCATCAAGGGCCGCCGGCTGCTCGCCGAGAACCAGTATGACCAGGCCGCCGCGGAGATCCGCAAGGCCGTCAAGATGGACGGCACGCGCGCCCAGTTCTACGTGGAGCTGGCCAAGGCCCTCATGGGCAAGCCGGGCGGCGAGAAGGAGGCCTCCGAGGCGCTCGTCACCGCGCTCAAGACCATGGGCGACAGCCCCAAGCTGCTCACCATGCTGGGCAACGCCTACCGCCGCCAGGGCAAGCTGGACGACGCGCTCAAGACGTACGAGCGCTCGGTGAAGGACGCCAACGCGAAGAACCCCGAGGCCCGCCTGGCCATCGGCTCCATCTACCGCGAGCGCTCCGAGTGGACCAAGGCGCAGGAGTCGCTGGAGAAGGCGAGCACCGAGTTCATCGGCCAGCCGGACAAGGCGGCCGCCGCGCTGCTCGAGCTGGCGCGCGTCTTCGATGGCAAGGGCGACACCGCCAAGGCCGACGAGACGTACCAGAAGGCGCTCAACGCGGACGAGAACTACGCCCCGGCCTACTACTTCTACGCGGCGTTCCTCTCCAAGGACAAGAAGCAGGCCCCCAAGGCCAAGGCGCTGGCGCAGGAGTACGTCAAGCGCGAGCCCAAGGGCGAGTACGTGGCGCAGGCCCAGGCGCTGTAGCCGGGCTCGTCCCACCGACAAGAAAAAGTAGTCATCAGTGATGTAGGCGGGCGCGGGGATGGCATGAATCCCGCGCCCGTTTGCTTGATGTGGCCACCTCCTTGTGTGTAAGGGAGGGCGGCTTTCATCATCATCTTGGGCGGGGTCCGCTCCGCCTCCAGCCGCGCCAGCCGCCCTGCGTGCCTGACGCGCCTCGGGGAGTCCGCGTGATTGCGCGTGCCGTGAGTTCGCCGAACCTGGCCTCGGATCTGATTTCCCTCACCAAGCCGAGGCTGTCGGGCCTGGTGCTCGCCACGGCCGCGGGTGGCATGTGGTTGGCCCCCGGAGCGCTGACGGTGCCGCGCATGCTGGTGACGCTCCTGGCCACCGCCGGCACCGTGGGCGCCGCCAACGCGCTCAACTGCTACTGGGAGCGCCACAGCGACCGCTTCATGGCGCGCACGAGCAACCGCCCCCTGCCCTCCGGGCGCATGGAGCCCCACGTCGCGCTCGCCTTCGGGGTGGGGCTCGCCGCGGTGTGCCTGCCGGCGCTCGCCCTGGGCGCCAACCCCCTCACCGCGCTGCTGGGCCTCGTGGCGCTGCTCAGCTACGTGCTCGTGTACACGCCGCTCAAGGCCCACTCCTCCATCGCCATGCTGGTGGGCGCGGTGCCCGGGGCGCTCCCCCCGCTCATGGGCTGGACGTCCGTCACGGGGCACATCGACGCGGGCGGCTACGTCCTCTTCTCCATCCTCTTCCTCTGGCAGATCCCCCACTTCATCGCCATCGCCCTGTTCCGCCACGACGAGTACGCGGCGGCCGGGCTCAAGTCCGTTCCCATCGAGCGGGGCGAGGACTCGAGCCGCTTGCAGATCGTCCTCTACCTCGTGGCGCTGGTGCCCATGAGCCTCTTGCCCTTCCAGCTCGGCATCGCCGGGGGGTGGTACCTCGCCGCCGCGGTGCTCCTGGGCCTGTCCTTCCTCGGCCTGGGCGCGGCGGGGCTCTTCCGGCGCCTGGGAAGGGCCTGGGCGCGTCAGACGTTCCTGTTCAGCCTGCTGTACCTGACCGGCCTTTTCGCCGCGATGATGCTCGACAGCGGGGGACATGGTTGATTCGAGGATGACTCCGGCCCCTTCGGCCCCTCCCGTCACGGCGCTCTCGTCCGTGCCCCTGCTCCAGCTCGACGGCCTCACCCGGCGCTTCAAGTCGCGCGTGGCCCTCGATGGCTTGAGCCTGTCGGTGCGCGCGGGAGAGATCGTCGGCCTGCTCGGCCCCAATGGCGCGGGCAAGTCCACCACCTTCCAGGTGCTCGCCGGACTGCTGGCCCCCGACTCGGGCCGCGTCCTCTTCGAGGGGCGCCCCCTGTCACTGCATGATCCCTCGCTGCGCCAGCGCCTGGGCATCATCTTCCAGCGCGGCAGCCTGGATGATCTGATGAGCGCGCGGGAGAACCTCCTGCTCGGCGCCCGGTTGTATGGGCTGACGGGCGAGCACGCCCACACGCGCGTGGAGCAGATGCTCCGGCTCATCGGCCTGGAGGCGCGCGGGGACGAGCGCGTGGGCACCTGGTCGGGGGGGATGCGGCGGCGGCTCGAGCTGGCACGGGCGCTCGTGCACCAGCCCCGCGTGCTCCTCATGGACGAGCCCACCCAGGGGCTCGACGAGGCTTCCTTCCGCTCCTTCTGGGCCCACCTGCGCGCGCTGCGCGACACCGAGGGCCTCACGGTGCTGCTCACCACCCACCGCGCCGACGAGGCTCAAATCTGTGATCGCCTGGCGGTCCTGGACGCCGGGCGGCTGGTGGCCATGGACACGCCCGCGGCCCTGGCGGCGCGGGTGGGCGGAGACATCCTCATCCTCGAGGGCCGGGAGCCCGAGGCGCTGGCGGCCGAGGTGCGCGGGCGCCTGGGGCTCGCGGCGCGCGTGGTGGAGGGGCACGTGCAGGTGGAGACCGAGCAGGGACATTCCCTGGTGCCCCGCCTGGTGGAGGCCTTTCCCGCGGGCCGGCTCGACGCGGTGTCGCTGCGCCGGCCCACGCTCGCGGATGTCTTCCTGCAACTCACTGGCCGCACCCTGGGGGCGGATCAGCCCACCGCCGAGCCCTCCACGAGGAAAAGCCGTCGATGAACGCTCACGCCTCCTCCCTCTCCGACACCTCCCTGTCCCCCGAGCCCCGGCTCGAGCGGGTGGAGCCGCTCGCCCCCGCGCGGGCCGTGCGTGCGCCGAGCGCGCTCGCGCTCCAGTGGGCCACGGTGCGCGTGCTGCTCTCGCGTGACGTGGTGCGCTTCTTCCGTCAGCCCAGCCGGGTGGTGGGCGCGCTCGCCCAGCCCATCCTCTTCTGGTTCGTCATCGGCGCGGGCTTCTCCGGCTCCTTCCGCGTGGAGGGGGCCCAGGGCCTGGACTACCAGCGCTTCTCCTTCCCGGGCGTGGTCGCCATGGTGCTGCTCTTCAGCGCCATCTTCGCCACCATCTCCGTCATCGAGGATCGGCGCGAGGGCTTCCTCCAGTCCGTGCTGGCGGGGCCCGGCTCGCGCCTGTCGGTGGTGCTGGGCAAGGCGCTGGGCTCCTCGGCCATCGCGCTCCTGCAGGCCTCGCTCTTCCTGCTCTTCGCGCCCCTGGCCGGCGTGTCGGCCGCCACGGTGAACGTGCCCCTGTTGCTGGCGGTGATGGGGCTGTCCGCCCTGGCCCTCACCTGCATGGGCATCGCGCTCGCGTGGTGGGTGCGCTCCACCGCCGGCTACCACGCCGTCATGAGCGTCGTGCTGCTGCCCATGTGGGTGCTCTCCGGCTCCCTCTTCCCGCTCAACGGCGCCAGTCCCGTGCTGGCGTGGGTGATGCGCCTCAACCCCCTGCGCTTCGCCGTCGAGGGACTGCGGCGCGCGCTCTACGGCGCCGAGGCCTCGCTCGCCCTGGGCTCGACGTCCGCCGGGCTCGAACTGCCCGTGCTGCTCGTCTTCGCCGCCGTCTTCACGGGACTGGCCGCGTTCAGCATCAGCCGCCGGGAATGACCCGTTAAACCCGTTCTCGCGTTGACTTCCGGGTCCGCCCTTCTTACGACTGGTGGCGCCCTTCGCGGGTCCACCGCGCGACGGAAGCCGGCGCCATGAGGAGAGATGACATGAAGTTGCGTACGCTGGGGATCGCGCTGCTGGGCACGGTGGGACTCACGGCTCTGTCCGCCTGCAAGCAGGAGAGCCCTCCCGCGCCCGTTCCGGCGGAGCCGCCCGCGCGGACCCAGGACGCGGCGGCGGAGGGGAGCGCCGCGGAGGCGTCGCCCGAGCCCGAGCCCCTGACGGGAGGCGGCACCGTCCAGGGCACCATCACCTTCAAGGGCACGCCGCCCACGCCCGCCCCCATCACCCCCAGCCAGGATCCGGCCTGCCAGGGCATGCCGCCGGCGGACCAATCCCTCCAGGTGAAGGCGGGCAAGCTGGAGAACGTGCTCGTGCGCGTGCGCGGGTTGATGCCCCTCTCGCCCCGGACACGGCCCGCCGTCGTGGACCAGAAGCAGTGCAGCTACACGCCCCGGGTACAGGGCGTCGCCGTGGGGCAGCCCATCCTCATCAAGAACAGCGACGGCACGCTGCACAACGCGCGGGCCATCGCGGGCACCAGGTCCATCTTCAACGTGGCCCAGCCGCCCCGTGGCAAGCCCGTGCAGCGCACGCTGCCGGCCGAGGCCGAGGTGGTGCGTCTCAAGTGCGACATCCACCCGTGGATGGTGTCCTGGGTGGTGGTGAACCCCAATCCGTACTTCGCCACCTCCAACGCGGACGGGGCCTACACCATCGAGCACCTGCCCGCGGGCACCTACACGCTCGAGGCCTGGCACGAGGTGCTCGGCACCAAGACGGCCGAGATCACGGTGAAGGAGGGCGAGACCACGGCGCTCGCCTTCGAGTTCTCCGCCGAGGACGCCAAGGGCAGTGCGTCGAGCGCGGTGAAGTAGGCTCACCCGGCCGGGCGGCCGTTGCGCTCCAGGGTGAAGCCCACGCGCGCGCCGCCCTCGGGACGGTTCTCCGCGAAGGTCTCTCCTCCGTGCGCCCGGGCGATGCGCCGCACCAGCGCGAGCCCCAGGCCCAACGAGCCCGCCTCTCGCCGCTCACCTCTCGCGTTGCCCCGGTAGAAGGGCTCGAAGACGCGCGCCTCCTCTCCCGGTGTCAGTCCCGGCCCCCGGTCCTCCACGCAGAAGGCGAGCCGCCCCTCGCGCTCCACCAGCCGCAGCGCCTCCACTCCCTGGCCGTGTCCGCGCGCGTTGTCGAGCAGGTTGGCCAGCGCGCGCCCCAGCAGCGTGGCGTCGCCCACCAGCCGCGTGTCGGGCACCTCCACCGAGAGCAGCTCGGGGGACAGGCCCGTGCGCTCCAGCGCCCGCTGCGCCAGATCCTTCCCCTCCAGGGCGTGGGGGTCGAGCTGGCCGAAGTCCAACCGGGAGCTGGCGAGCAGCTCACCCACCAGGGCATCCAGCTCCACGATCTCCCGCTCCATCTGGTCCGCCGTGCGCTCGGGTCCTCCGGCGTCGCGCATGAGCTCCACGAGCACGCGCAGGTGCGCGAGCGGCGTGCGCAGCTCGTGGGACACGGTGGCCAGCAGCTCGCGCTGGTCCGCCATCT encodes:
- a CDS encoding carboxypeptidase regulatory-like domain-containing protein, whose product is MKLRTLGIALLGTVGLTALSACKQESPPAPVPAEPPARTQDAAAEGSAAEASPEPEPLTGGGTVQGTITFKGTPPTPAPITPSQDPACQGMPPADQSLQVKAGKLENVLVRVRGLMPLSPRTRPAVVDQKQCSYTPRVQGVAVGQPILIKNSDGTLHNARAIAGTRSIFNVAQPPRGKPVQRTLPAEAEVVRLKCDIHPWMVSWVVVNPNPYFATSNADGAYTIEHLPAGTYTLEAWHEVLGTKTAEITVKEGETTALAFEFSAEDAKGSASSAVK
- a CDS encoding Hsp70 family protein encodes the protein MSRYAIGIDLGTTHSAVSYLNLEGGQARGPAQSMLPIPQLTAPGTVEARTLLPSFLYLPGAQEFPPGSLALPWNPNATTLVGEFARAHGAKVPTRLVSSAKSWLSHPGVDRRGALLPWQAPEEVQRVSPVEAATRYLRHLREAWDHTFARSREEAGNAMAAQDVILTVPASFDAAARDLTLEAARAAGLENVLLLEEPQAALYAWLEAQGESFRKNMKVGEVILVVDVGGGTTDFSLITVRDRAGEVELTRVAVGDHILLGGDNMDLALAHTLQQRLTAEGKKLDAWQFNALTHGCRMAKESLYGNAAFTHAPIAIASRGSSLMGGTIRTELTREELDRVLTEGFFPPSPVTEMPRVARRTGLAQMALPYAQDAAVTRHLAAFLTRQAQALASSPDAPVDVGGKAFIHPTAVLFNGGVFKAGPLKARIMEVLNAWLAADGGPPARELEGADLDLAVARGAAYYGWVREGHGLRIRGGTARAYYVGVETAMPAVPGMEPPVKALCVAPFGMEEGTQADVPPQEFGLVTGEPTSFRFFASSVRRDDKVGTFVDDVEGNGEFEELAPVETTLPGTPAPFGDLTPVNLQAAVTEVGTLELRCLEKNGPGRWKLELNVRMKE
- a CDS encoding HAMP domain-containing sensor histidine kinase, whose translation is MTRLGDYVRARLRRRLFLWFGISILVTAVVVGSVMNLVGGNSWRQELERVRTFAIHRLADVWDEPERRDALVREVSTELLLDIELRDASGKSLVRAGEPCREPANVILPVEHDGVRLGTAHVCTGRARTRAPWRGTLFWAVSGLTMWMASGWVARRLARPLDSLARAVQQLGEGRLETRVDLGRHATGEMQLLASAFNEMAARIERQMADQRELLATVSHELRTPLAHLRVLVELMRDAGGPERTADQMEREIVELDALVGELLASSRLDFGQLDPHALEGKDLAQRALERTGLSPELLSVEVPDTRLVGDATLLGRALANLLDNARGHGQGVEALRLVEREGRLAFCVEDRGPGLTPGEEARVFEPFYRGNARGERREAGSLGLGLALVRRIARAHGGETFAENRPEGGARVGFTLERNGRPAG
- the cyoE gene encoding heme o synthase, which gives rise to MIARAVSSPNLASDLISLTKPRLSGLVLATAAGGMWLAPGALTVPRMLVTLLATAGTVGAANALNCYWERHSDRFMARTSNRPLPSGRMEPHVALAFGVGLAAVCLPALALGANPLTALLGLVALLSYVLVYTPLKAHSSIAMLVGAVPGALPPLMGWTSVTGHIDAGGYVLFSILFLWQIPHFIAIALFRHDEYAAAGLKSVPIERGEDSSRLQIVLYLVALVPMSLLPFQLGIAGGWYLAAAVLLGLSFLGLGAAGLFRRLGRAWARQTFLFSLLYLTGLFAAMMLDSGGHG
- a CDS encoding ABC transporter ATP-binding protein — protein: MTPAPSAPPVTALSSVPLLQLDGLTRRFKSRVALDGLSLSVRAGEIVGLLGPNGAGKSTTFQVLAGLLAPDSGRVLFEGRPLSLHDPSLRQRLGIIFQRGSLDDLMSARENLLLGARLYGLTGEHAHTRVEQMLRLIGLEARGDERVGTWSGGMRRRLELARALVHQPRVLLMDEPTQGLDEASFRSFWAHLRALRDTEGLTVLLTTHRADEAQICDRLAVLDAGRLVAMDTPAALAARVGGDILILEGREPEALAAEVRGRLGLAARVVEGHVQVETEQGHSLVPRLVEAFPAGRLDAVSLRRPTLADVFLQLTGRTLGADQPTAEPSTRKSRR
- a CDS encoding DUF2760 domain-containing protein, with the protein product MTDQPSLSFFARLWLALVCFWRIWLDRSFAQAVLPVREADRAGKLPAGIPVSEPAPTQPAPPPPAPAAPPPEREHASALQFLAMLQREGRLVDFLQEDVAAFPDEDVGAAARIVHEGCRKVLRQYLALEPVLPQNEGDTVQVPAGFDAQRIRLTGNVAGQPPYSGSLKHKGWVITSVKFPSTSPALDPRVVAPAEVELS
- a CDS encoding tetratricopeptide repeat protein is translated as MSTSPSKTLSPAELAKLEHAFASDPSSEAYKPLAEAYLASGRFMEAMVVCKKGVKAHPNRADPRLLLARVYQDQGKDKKALEEVLGALQAHPTDKATLRMAGALQLKTGEADAGKANLLKAYEADPTDPDTLAVMQQYKVQPPVAAAPAPAPAPTPAPVAAPAVQAAPAPAATPAPVAAAAPAPAAEPAPRAKAPAAQAARPAAARRPAVVVEDDDVDDDDDAPRKSRKKSGANTNKYITLGLLIAVPVILGGYFVQGRMAAQRNREIKKQLDIATQELKHDSFASYKKACEAADKAIEVAPDSAAAHGYLAYAYAIRWGEHGGGDDARKQAEEHLAAAQKSEEISSHLYAASALIKTYGGKGKEALGELEKQVKSFDEQGKRSSLLYLTLGLIQMNAGDMEHAKDNLEKAQGLSPDDPRIYAALGAVYRRLGQDGIAWKNYDFALRYEKDHPESLLGKSLLMLEQDEPNFGLAAVMLKKLLEADPPPSPRQLAAANVARALLISRVSTAMEKLKPDEQAKLAEATGVPADKEKARQELTKAEDTGFTLDRNSPELFLIKGRRLLAENQYDQAAAEIRKAVKMDGTRAQFYVELAKALMGKPGGEKEASEALVTALKTMGDSPKLLTMLGNAYRRQGKLDDALKTYERSVKDANAKNPEARLAIGSIYRERSEWTKAQESLEKASTEFIGQPDKAAAALLELARVFDGKGDTAKADETYQKALNADENYAPAYYFYAAFLSKDKKQAPKAKALAQEYVKREPKGEYVAQAQAL
- a CDS encoding ABC transporter permease; this encodes MNAHASSLSDTSLSPEPRLERVEPLAPARAVRAPSALALQWATVRVLLSRDVVRFFRQPSRVVGALAQPILFWFVIGAGFSGSFRVEGAQGLDYQRFSFPGVVAMVLLFSAIFATISVIEDRREGFLQSVLAGPGSRLSVVLGKALGSSAIALLQASLFLLFAPLAGVSAATVNVPLLLAVMGLSALALTCMGIALAWWVRSTAGYHAVMSVVLLPMWVLSGSLFPLNGASPVLAWVMRLNPLRFAVEGLRRALYGAEASLALGSTSAGLELPVLLVFAAVFTGLAAFSISRRE